A region of Arabidopsis thaliana chromosome 5, partial sequence DNA encodes the following proteins:
- a CDS encoding NAD(P)-binding Rossmann-fold superfamily protein (NAD(P)-binding Rossmann-fold superfamily protein; FUNCTIONS IN: binding, catalytic activity; INVOLVED IN: metabolic process; LOCATED IN: endomembrane system; EXPRESSED IN: 13 plant structures; EXPRESSED DURING: 7 growth stages; CONTAINS InterPro DOMAIN/s: UBA/THIF-type NAD/FAD binding fold (InterPro:IPR000594), Molybdenum cofactor biosynthesis, MoeB (InterPro:IPR009036), NAD(P)-binding domain (InterPro:IPR016040); BEST Arabidopsis thaliana protein match is: co-factor for nitrate, reductase and xanthine dehydrogenase 5 (TAIR:AT5G55130.1); Has 12378 Blast hits to 12300 proteins in 2371 species: Archae - 214; Bacteria - 8305; Metazoa - 788; Fungi - 632; Plants - 298; Viruses - 0; Other Eukaryotes - 2141 (source: NCBI BLink).) produces MEEKSKYLSLVGAGALIGSISTVALLKLLSRSSLKQLNENPETNFLGNGIESETRPDTVANGQDLLKDEIVSEHLTRNIQFFGLESQHKVTGSYVVVIGLGGVGSHAASMLLRSGVGKLLLVDFDQVSLSSLNRHAVATRADVGIPKAMCLKKHFSSIFPECHIEAKVMLYDSSSEEEILSGKPDFVLDCIDNIDTKVGLLAACVKRGLKVLSATGAGARADPTRIRVADIRESTIDPLSRSVRHRLRRKHGIEGGIPVVFSLEKPKAKLLPFEGTNGEDENPLDYQVVPGFRVRIIPVLGTIPAIFGQIMASYVITQLAGVQVQMEPIVNLDLDHYRLLHQRLIEHEETVYGTSAEVEVDVEEVMYIVKELWHGRSARDETAKDVGRGMWRAMNELMLVRWDAKKPATVSNLVLLKFKEADEHETKTLEEVKESETEFFERVSCVLKKAELDFYG; encoded by the exons ATGGAGGAGAAATCAAAGTATCTAAGTCTCGTCGGAGCCGGAGCTCTTATCGGATCCATCTCCACCGTCGCTCTCCTTAAACTTCTCTCCAG GAGTTCATTGAAGCAGCTTAATGAAAACCCAGAAACTAATTTCTTAG GAAATGGTATTGAATCTGAAACAAGACCAGATACTGTAGCAAATGGTCAAGATCTTTTGAAAGATGAAATTGTTTCTGAACATTTAACCAG GAATATACAGTTTTTCGGTCTTGAATCGCAGCATAAAGTAACTGGATCATATGTTGTGGTTATTGGACTTGGAGGTGTAGGGAGTCATGCTGCATCTATGCTCTTGAGGTCAGGTGTTGGCAAGCTTCTCCTTGTTGACTTTGATCAG GTGTCACTATCATCATTAAATCGACACGCTGTTGCAACACGAGCAGATGTTGGTATTCCGAAAGCTATGTGTCTCAAGAAGCATTTCTCTTCAATCTTTCCTGAATGCCATATAGAAGCCAAGGTGATGCTGTATGACTCatcatctgaagaagaaattctTTCAGGCAAGCCAGATTTCGTTCTGGACTGCATTGACAACATCGATACAAAG GTGGGACTTTTGGCTGCATGTGTTAAGAGGGGTTTGAAAGTTCTGAGTGCAACTGGTGCTGGGGCTAGAGCTGACCCAACAAGAATCAGAGTGGCTGATATAAGAGAGTCAACAATTGACCCGTTATCTCGATCT GTAAGACACAGATTGAGGAGAAAACACGGCATTGAAGGAGGCATTCCTGTTGTATTTTCCCTGgaaaaaccaaaagcaaaGCTGCTTCCCTTTGAGGGGACAAATGGAGAAGACGAGAATCCTTTAGATTATCAA GTTGTTCCTGGCTTTCGTGTTCGGATAATTCCTGTTCTCGGAACCATCCCGGCTATATTTGGACAAATTATGGCCTCCTATGTTATAACACAACTTGCAGGTGTGCAAGTTCAGATGGAGCCTATAGTGAATCTAGATTTGGATCATTACCGATTGCTTCATCAACGCCTTATTGAGCATGAGGAGACAGTTTATGGCACATCTGCTGAAGTCGAG GTGGATGTTGAGGAAGTGATGTACATAGTGAAAGAGTTGTGGCACGGACGAAGTGCTAGAGATGAGACTGCAAAAGATGTTGGCAGAGGGATGTGGCGAGCCATGAATGAGTTGATGCTCGTAAG ATGGGATGCAAAAAAGCCAGCAACAGTCTCAAACTTGGTTCTTTTGAAGTTCAAAGAG GCGGATGAACATGAGACTAAGACTCTTGAGGAAGTGAAGGAAAGTGAAACAGAGTTCTTTGAAAGAGTTTCATGCGTACTGAAGAAGGCAGAGCTTGATTTCTACGGCTAG
- a CDS encoding NEP-interacting protein, putative (DUF239) (Protein of Unknown Function (DUF239); CONTAINS InterPro DOMAIN/s: Protein of unknown function DUF239, plant (InterPro:IPR004314); BEST Arabidopsis thaliana protein match is: Protein of Unknown Function (DUF239) (TAIR:AT2G24950.1); Has 1807 Blast hits to 1807 proteins in 277 species: Archae - 0; Bacteria - 0; Metazoa - 736; Fungi - 347; Plants - 385; Viruses - 0; Other Eukaryotes - 339 (source: NCBI BLink).), whose translation MAISVHDPEVRSPQFSSSRMHVQIGDDFIQAGWTAGQNQCYNSLCPAGIILVRSDIPLGGLRGPPGVRGSTQIVYDTYGLLKDKANGNWWLEFGGIQIGFWPANIFQQSLANSVEWGGEVYSASLPGPRMGNGYFPLLDPVDDAHVCNITLVDENFKVDKMVKNIETFSDNNHSYKVYEDLDSGLPVGHIIYFGGPGKM comes from the exons ATGGCTATTTCTGTACATGATCCTGAAGTTAGATCTCCGCAATTTAGTTCTTCTCGTATGCACGTTCAGATTGGAGACGATTTTATTCAAGCTGGATGGACT GCAGGTCAAAATCAGTGTTATAACAGCTTGTGTCCGGCTGGAATCATTTTGGTCCGTTCAGATATTCCTCTTGGTGGGCTTCGAGGTCCTCCTGGTGTCCGTGGTTCTACACAAATAGTATATGATACATATGGATTACTCAAG GACAAAGCAAATGGTAATTGGTGGCTCGAGTTTGGAGGAATACAAATTGGGTTTTGGCCAGCAAACATATTTCAACAGAGTTTGGCTAACAGTGTCGAGTGGGGAGGAGAAGTATATAGCGCATCTCTGCCGGGTCCTCGTATGGGAAATGGTTATTTTCCATTGTTAGATCCAGTGGACGATGCACATGTGTGTAATATAACTTTAGTTGATGAGAATTTTAAGGTTGATAAGATGGTAAAAAATATAGAGACATTCTCGGATAACAATCATAGTTATAAAGTATACGAGGATTTAGATTCAGGACTACCGGTTGgacatatcatatattttggAGGTCCTGGAAAgatgtaa
- a CDS encoding NAD(P)-binding Rossmann-fold superfamily protein (NAD(P)-binding Rossmann-fold superfamily protein; FUNCTIONS IN: binding, catalytic activity; INVOLVED IN: metabolic process; LOCATED IN: endomembrane system; EXPRESSED IN: 13 plant structures; EXPRESSED DURING: 7 growth stages; CONTAINS InterPro DOMAIN/s: UBA/THIF-type NAD/FAD binding fold (InterPro:IPR000594), Molybdenum cofactor biosynthesis, MoeB (InterPro:IPR009036), NAD(P)-binding domain (InterPro:IPR016040); BEST Arabidopsis thaliana protein match is: co-factor for nitrate, reductase and xanthine dehydrogenase 5 (TAIR:AT5G55130.1); Has 35333 Blast hits to 34131 proteins in 2444 species: Archae - 798; Bacteria - 22429; Metazoa - 974; Fungi - 991; Plants - 531; Viruses - 0; Other Eukaryotes - 9610 (source: NCBI BLink).), which translates to MEEKSKYLSLVGAGALIGSISTVALLKLLSRSSLKQLNENPETNFLAGNGIESETRPDTVANGQDLLKDEIVSEHLTRNIQFFGLESQHKVTGSYVVVIGLGGVGSHAASMLLRSGVGKLLLVDFDQVSLSSLNRHAVATRADVGIPKAMCLKKHFSSIFPECHIEAKVMLYDSSSEEEILSGKPDFVLDCIDNIDTKVGLLAACVKRGLKVLSATGAGARADPTRIRVADIRESTIDPLSRSVRHRLRRKHGIEGGIPVVFSLEKPKAKLLPFEGTNGEDENPLDYQVVPGFRVRIIPVLGTIPAIFGQIMASYVITQLAGVQVQMEPIVNLDLDHYRLLHQRLIEHEETVYGTSAEVEVDVEEVMYIVKELWHGRSARDETAKDVGRGMWRAMNELMLVRWDAKKPATVSNLVLLKFKEADEHETKTLEEVKESETEFFERVSCVLKKAELDFYG; encoded by the exons ATGGAGGAGAAATCAAAGTATCTAAGTCTCGTCGGAGCCGGAGCTCTTATCGGATCCATCTCCACCGTCGCTCTCCTTAAACTTCTCTCCAG GAGTTCATTGAAGCAGCTTAATGAAAACCCAGAAACTAATTTCTTAG CAGGAAATGGTATTGAATCTGAAACAAGACCAGATACTGTAGCAAATGGTCAAGATCTTTTGAAAGATGAAATTGTTTCTGAACATTTAACCAG GAATATACAGTTTTTCGGTCTTGAATCGCAGCATAAAGTAACTGGATCATATGTTGTGGTTATTGGACTTGGAGGTGTAGGGAGTCATGCTGCATCTATGCTCTTGAGGTCAGGTGTTGGCAAGCTTCTCCTTGTTGACTTTGATCAG GTGTCACTATCATCATTAAATCGACACGCTGTTGCAACACGAGCAGATGTTGGTATTCCGAAAGCTATGTGTCTCAAGAAGCATTTCTCTTCAATCTTTCCTGAATGCCATATAGAAGCCAAGGTGATGCTGTATGACTCatcatctgaagaagaaattctTTCAGGCAAGCCAGATTTCGTTCTGGACTGCATTGACAACATCGATACAAAG GTGGGACTTTTGGCTGCATGTGTTAAGAGGGGTTTGAAAGTTCTGAGTGCAACTGGTGCTGGGGCTAGAGCTGACCCAACAAGAATCAGAGTGGCTGATATAAGAGAGTCAACAATTGACCCGTTATCTCGATCT GTAAGACACAGATTGAGGAGAAAACACGGCATTGAAGGAGGCATTCCTGTTGTATTTTCCCTGgaaaaaccaaaagcaaaGCTGCTTCCCTTTGAGGGGACAAATGGAGAAGACGAGAATCCTTTAGATTATCAA GTTGTTCCTGGCTTTCGTGTTCGGATAATTCCTGTTCTCGGAACCATCCCGGCTATATTTGGACAAATTATGGCCTCCTATGTTATAACACAACTTGCAGGTGTGCAAGTTCAGATGGAGCCTATAGTGAATCTAGATTTGGATCATTACCGATTGCTTCATCAACGCCTTATTGAGCATGAGGAGACAGTTTATGGCACATCTGCTGAAGTCGAG GTGGATGTTGAGGAAGTGATGTACATAGTGAAAGAGTTGTGGCACGGACGAAGTGCTAGAGATGAGACTGCAAAAGATGTTGGCAGAGGGATGTGGCGAGCCATGAATGAGTTGATGCTCGTAAG ATGGGATGCAAAAAAGCCAGCAACAGTCTCAAACTTGGTTCTTTTGAAGTTCAAAGAG GCGGATGAACATGAGACTAAGACTCTTGAGGAAGTGAAGGAAAGTGAAACAGAGTTCTTTGAAAGAGTTTCATGCGTACTGAAGAAGGCAGAGCTTGATTTCTACGGCTAG